In Chryseobacterium lactis, a single genomic region encodes these proteins:
- a CDS encoding c-type cytochrome, protein MISWRKHYKKTLIAIGLLLSTSASFYGQDGDPKNGEKLFKANCTACHALDKQVIGPPLKGVVERVKTEGGVDKDWLHKWIKDNKALRASGDKYANEIFEKYNKTEMLQFPNLTEKDIDDILAFTTNPPAPEEKKPEATTATDATAAAPADKTTTNIVIISLLAIAGLLVWILLKLRQLVKLGQSEELAGLNETRVRSFKEMYEKFHYVGKGLLAILAILAAYGVWNWLMWIGVYKGYKPEQPIYFSHKIHAGEQKIDCQLCHSSAKYGKVSEIPSMNVCMNCHRTISEYNADHYMEPGKDKAFYDGEIQKIYAATGWDPAKQQYTGKTQPVEWTRIHNMPDFVYFNHSQHVIAGEQAIINSFNKKNPNNKIDVVCKACHGKIDTMNVVQMANDFTMGWCIECHRTTEVDMNNGYNKEYFKNLHDKLKKQYPQDGGKITVDAIGGLECGKCHY, encoded by the coding sequence ATGATTAGTTGGAGAAAGCATTATAAAAAAACGTTGATCGCAATAGGCTTATTGCTATCAACCAGTGCTTCATTTTACGGGCAAGACGGCGATCCTAAAAACGGAGAGAAACTTTTCAAAGCGAATTGTACTGCATGTCACGCGCTGGATAAACAAGTAATAGGACCACCGTTGAAAGGGGTTGTAGAACGAGTAAAGACAGAAGGTGGTGTAGACAAAGATTGGCTTCACAAGTGGATCAAAGACAACAAAGCTCTAAGAGCTTCTGGGGATAAATACGCCAATGAAATTTTCGAAAAGTATAATAAAACTGAAATGTTACAGTTTCCTAATCTTACAGAGAAGGATATTGATGACATTTTAGCTTTCACTACTAATCCTCCGGCTCCGGAAGAGAAAAAACCGGAAGCAACCACTGCAACTGACGCAACGGCGGCAGCACCAGCAGACAAAACGACTACAAACATTGTAATCATTTCCCTTTTAGCGATCGCAGGTTTATTAGTTTGGATCTTACTTAAACTAAGACAGCTTGTAAAACTAGGCCAGTCTGAGGAATTAGCAGGTCTTAACGAAACAAGAGTTCGTTCGTTCAAGGAAATGTACGAGAAGTTCCACTATGTAGGAAAAGGCTTACTAGCTATCCTTGCTATTTTGGCAGCTTACGGAGTATGGAACTGGTTAATGTGGATTGGGGTTTACAAAGGGTACAAACCTGAGCAACCGATCTACTTCTCTCACAAAATCCACGCTGGAGAACAAAAAATTGACTGTCAGTTATGTCACTCTAGTGCTAAATACGGAAAGGTATCTGAGATCCCTTCTATGAACGTTTGTATGAACTGTCACAGAACTATCTCTGAATACAACGCAGATCACTACATGGAGCCAGGAAAAGACAAGGCATTCTATGACGGAGAAATCCAGAAGATCTACGCAGCAACAGGTTGGGATCCTGCAAAACAACAGTATACAGGAAAAACACAACCGGTTGAATGGACAAGAATCCACAACATGCCGGATTTCGTTTACTTCAATCACTCTCAACACGTAATTGCTGGAGAACAAGCGATCATCAATTCTTTCAACAAAAAGAATCCAAACAACAAAATTGATGTTGTATGTAAAGCTTGTCACGGAAAAATTGATACAATGAATGTTGTTCAAATGGCTAACGACTTTACTATGGGATGGTGTATTGAGTGCCACAGAACGACTGAGGTTGATATGAACAACGGTTATAATAAAGAGTACTTCAAGAATCTACATGACAAGTTGAAAAAACAGTATCCACAAGATGGAGGTAAGATCACTGTAGATGCAATTGGAGGTCTTGAGTGTGGTAAATGTCATTATTAA
- a CDS encoding TAT-variant-translocated molybdopterin oxidoreductase — protein MASNKIQFRSIHELKDPALNNKLAQKEFQEEIPVEDFLGDAEKNGSSTSRRDFLKLLGFSTAAVTLAACEAPVIKTIPYVVKPHDIIPGVPNYYASTYFDGFDFASVLVKTREGRPIKIEPNPAGGDLGKTNARAQASVLSLYDNDKVKQPKLDGKDETFDKVDSFVIKGLEEAKASGKKIVVLSHSFASPTFKKLFAEFKAKYPTAELVTFDAYPYAAGLDAAQEVFGQRTLPVYDLKGSELVVSFQADFLGDYNASSLESSYAAARKPGASMLRHIQVESNMSLTGANADSRYRLKPSAVNKTLVEVYNAIVGGGTSDKTATEIANELKAKGSKAVVFADGSKGAQVLAHLINQKLGSVAFTGKANLLKEFNGARYQEFLGWVNGGQVGVLVTNNVDPIYAHPKGEDFKKSLSKVPYVVAVADKKNEMYKAAKAVIPVANWLESWGDIEPQTGVYSLMQPTIQKIYKSRQIEESLLVWKNGKNNASNNYYDYLKASSASLLGGTSFNKALYNGINASTNSTTLSYAGGNAAQAVAELGNFKASELELVLYTTTSMGDGTQANNPWLQELPDPITRMSWDNYLTISPKDAEKFAIDNDLNARMQLDGSIVNLTVNGVTIKDVPVFVQPGQAEGSVGLALGYGKKNSGATADTGVNAYPLFDGSNLVLSGVKIEKTGEDHEFAGIQLQNTLMGRYEIAKEVPLAEFINVAFDDEHKGWNKPLEYHTISGALPARKIDLWDAFDDTDGPHFNLSIDLNSCTGCGACIIACQAENNVPVVGKEEVRMSRDMYWLRIDRYYSSRQKVEVYEGLKEGMAVPELYGTAFNKEGGALNHPADNPDVIFQPVMCQHCNHAPCETVCPVAATSHGKQGQNHMAYNRCIGTRYCANNCPYKVRRFNWFTYNLNDKFDYNMNNDLGRMVLNPDVVVRTRGVMEKCSMCIQMTQNTILEAKKEGRKVKDGEFQTACSKACSTGAMTFGDMNDKDSSIREQYASNRRYYLLEEIGTKPNVFYHTKVRNRVEK, from the coding sequence ATGGCTTCAAACAAAATACAATTCAGAAGTATTCATGAACTTAAAGATCCAGCTTTAAATAATAAGCTGGCTCAGAAAGAGTTTCAGGAAGAAATTCCGGTAGAAGATTTCCTTGGAGATGCTGAGAAAAACGGATCAAGTACTTCAAGAAGAGATTTCCTGAAATTATTAGGATTCTCTACAGCAGCAGTTACATTAGCTGCCTGCGAAGCTCCGGTAATCAAAACGATTCCTTATGTGGTAAAACCGCATGATATTATTCCGGGAGTCCCTAATTATTACGCTTCAACTTACTTTGATGGTTTCGACTTTGCTAGTGTTTTAGTAAAAACCCGTGAAGGAAGACCTATCAAAATAGAACCAAACCCGGCTGGTGGTGATTTAGGTAAAACTAATGCAAGAGCTCAGGCAAGTGTACTTTCTCTTTATGATAATGATAAAGTAAAGCAGCCTAAACTAGACGGTAAAGATGAAACTTTCGATAAAGTAGACAGTTTTGTTATTAAAGGTTTGGAAGAAGCTAAAGCGTCAGGCAAAAAGATTGTGGTTTTATCACACTCTTTTGCTTCACCAACTTTCAAAAAGTTATTCGCTGAATTCAAAGCTAAATATCCTACAGCAGAATTGGTAACTTTCGATGCTTATCCTTATGCTGCCGGATTAGATGCAGCTCAGGAAGTATTCGGACAAAGAACATTACCTGTTTATGACCTTAAAGGTTCTGAATTGGTAGTATCTTTCCAGGCTGATTTCTTAGGAGATTATAACGCTTCAAGTTTAGAGTCTTCTTATGCAGCGGCTAGAAAACCGGGAGCAAGCATGTTGAGACACATTCAAGTGGAATCTAACATGTCATTAACTGGTGCTAACGCTGACTCAAGATACAGATTAAAGCCAAGTGCAGTAAACAAAACTTTAGTTGAAGTTTACAATGCAATTGTTGGTGGTGGTACTTCTGATAAGACTGCTACAGAGATTGCAAACGAATTGAAAGCAAAAGGCAGCAAAGCTGTTGTTTTCGCTGACGGTTCTAAAGGAGCACAGGTTTTAGCACACTTAATCAACCAAAAATTAGGTTCAGTAGCTTTCACAGGTAAGGCCAACCTTTTAAAAGAATTCAATGGTGCAAGATACCAGGAATTCTTAGGATGGGTAAACGGAGGACAAGTTGGGGTATTAGTTACCAACAATGTAGATCCTATTTACGCTCATCCAAAAGGAGAAGATTTCAAAAAGTCTTTATCAAAAGTTCCTTACGTAGTTGCTGTTGCTGATAAGAAAAATGAAATGTACAAAGCAGCGAAAGCTGTAATTCCAGTTGCTAACTGGCTAGAGTCTTGGGGAGATATCGAACCACAGACAGGTGTATATTCATTAATGCAGCCTACGATTCAGAAAATCTACAAATCAAGACAGATCGAAGAATCTCTATTGGTATGGAAGAATGGAAAAAATAATGCTTCAAACAACTACTACGATTATTTAAAGGCAAGCTCTGCTTCTCTTTTAGGTGGTACTTCTTTCAACAAAGCATTATATAATGGTATTAATGCTTCTACGAACTCAACAACATTATCTTACGCTGGCGGAAACGCGGCTCAGGCTGTTGCTGAACTAGGAAACTTCAAAGCTTCCGAATTAGAATTAGTATTATACACTACGACTTCTATGGGAGATGGTACTCAGGCAAACAACCCTTGGTTACAAGAGTTACCTGATCCAATCACCAGAATGTCTTGGGATAACTACTTGACAATTTCTCCTAAAGATGCAGAGAAGTTTGCAATAGATAACGATCTTAATGCAAGAATGCAGTTGGATGGTTCTATCGTAAACCTTACTGTAAACGGAGTAACAATAAAAGATGTTCCTGTATTCGTTCAACCAGGTCAGGCAGAAGGATCAGTAGGTCTTGCGCTTGGTTATGGTAAGAAAAACTCAGGAGCAACTGCTGATACAGGAGTAAATGCTTATCCTTTATTCGATGGTTCTAACCTTGTTCTTTCTGGTGTTAAAATCGAGAAAACAGGAGAAGATCACGAATTCGCAGGTATCCAGCTTCAGAATACATTAATGGGTCGTTATGAAATCGCGAAGGAAGTTCCTTTAGCTGAATTCATTAATGTAGCTTTTGATGATGAGCACAAAGGATGGAACAAGCCTTTGGAATACCACACAATCAGTGGAGCTCTTCCAGCAAGAAAAATCGACCTTTGGGACGCATTTGATGATACAGACGGACCTCACTTCAACTTATCTATCGACTTGAACTCTTGTACTGGTTGTGGAGCATGTATTATTGCTTGCCAGGCAGAGAACAACGTTCCTGTTGTAGGTAAAGAAGAGGTAAGAATGTCCAGAGATATGTATTGGTTAAGAATTGACCGTTACTATTCTTCAAGACAAAAGGTAGAAGTATACGAAGGATTAAAAGAAGGAATGGCTGTACCAGAATTATACGGTACTGCATTCAACAAAGAAGGAGGGGCATTAAACCACCCTGCAGATAATCCTGATGTAATCTTCCAACCGGTAATGTGTCAGCACTGTAACCACGCTCCATGTGAAACTGTATGTCCGGTAGCGGCTACTTCACACGGTAAGCAAGGTCAAAACCATATGGCTTACAACAGATGTATCGGTACAAGATATTGTGCAAACAACTGTCCGTACAAAGTAAGACGTTTTAACTGGTTTACTTATAACCTAAATGACAAGTTCGATTACAACATGAACAACGATTTAGGAAGAATGGTACTTAACCCTGACGTAGTTGTAAGAACTAGAGGGGTAATGGAGAAATGTTCAATGTGTATC
- a CDS encoding transglycosylase domain-containing protein, with product MEENKKNAGNRGKTFPLPPKKKKNTSWKKWVSFIWIGLIAVVLGISGLFFAVSQGFLGEMPDVKELENPDIFVASEIISSDGVTLGKFEKEKTQPIVYKDLPPYLIYALQAKEDERFKEHSGIDLYSVARAVAYGGGRGGGSTITQQLAKLLFTGNASQNKFERGFQKLKEWVVAVSLEKRYTKEEIITLYFNKFDFLFNANGIEMASRVYFNKKTSELTLPEAATFVAMLENPRKNNPYRYPEKAKERRNVVLDQMQKTGYISDANYQKAISTPVEVDFHPIKSITDGYSAYYKFYLRKEIDKYLETHEKETGKKLNLYKDGLKIYVTLDSKMQKYAEEAIKEHLTDLQKRFDAEQRGRKNRPFYYLTDKQISAVMLQAMKRTGRYKLLKADGMPEDSIMMEFKKPIKTSRFTWSGEEEVEMSPWDSIRYHKQIAQAGLMSMVPGTGEIKAWVGGIDWQHFQYDHIKQGKRQVGSTFKPFVYATAIMKLGMTPCSAVSNGTYDHNGWHVPGRGGMLTLKDALAHSQNPVAARLIEMTGVDAVIQTARDLGVTEDIPRNNTIALGSSDITIYEMLGAYSTFANYGNYNKPEMIWRIEDANGRVIKEVNVEPKEVMNPLYAYTMIELMKGVAQYGTASGELGRRGISKAVEIAAKTGTTQNNSDGWFMGITPKLATGAWVGWEDRATHFFGTGEGQGARMALPIWAIFMKKVWADKTLGVTPDDKFIKPSDWKDGCSNLKGLSGGYGDDGSLQTIDEIKNPRPADPTPKKPTEKKEENINENLHSNDEVDFNK from the coding sequence ATGGAAGAAAACAAGAAAAATGCAGGAAACAGAGGGAAAACATTTCCTCTGCCTCCCAAAAAAAAGAAGAATACCTCCTGGAAAAAATGGGTTTCATTTATTTGGATTGGACTCATTGCGGTAGTTTTAGGAATTTCAGGGCTTTTCTTTGCTGTTTCTCAGGGTTTCCTTGGGGAAATGCCAGATGTAAAAGAACTTGAAAATCCGGACATCTTTGTCGCTTCAGAGATTATTTCTTCAGATGGGGTCACCTTAGGCAAATTTGAAAAAGAAAAAACACAGCCTATCGTGTATAAGGATCTTCCTCCTTACCTTATTTATGCCCTTCAGGCAAAAGAAGATGAGCGTTTCAAAGAACATTCAGGAATCGACTTATATTCAGTTGCCAGAGCGGTAGCATATGGTGGTGGACGTGGTGGTGGTTCCACCATTACACAACAGCTTGCGAAACTACTTTTCACAGGAAATGCTTCTCAAAACAAATTTGAGCGAGGATTTCAGAAGCTGAAAGAATGGGTAGTGGCTGTAAGTCTTGAAAAAAGATATACCAAAGAAGAGATTATCACTCTTTATTTCAATAAATTCGACTTCCTTTTCAATGCCAATGGTATTGAAATGGCTTCCAGAGTTTACTTTAATAAAAAGACCTCGGAACTTACTTTACCGGAAGCAGCGACTTTTGTTGCCATGCTTGAGAATCCAAGAAAAAACAACCCTTACAGATATCCTGAAAAGGCAAAAGAAAGAAGAAACGTTGTACTGGATCAGATGCAGAAAACAGGATATATCAGTGATGCCAACTATCAAAAGGCAATCAGCACTCCTGTAGAGGTAGATTTCCACCCTATTAAAAGTATTACTGACGGATATTCCGCGTATTATAAGTTTTATTTGAGAAAAGAGATTGATAAATATCTTGAAACTCATGAAAAAGAAACCGGTAAGAAACTTAACCTGTATAAGGATGGTTTAAAAATATATGTGACTCTTGATTCTAAAATGCAGAAGTACGCAGAAGAAGCGATCAAGGAACACTTAACTGATCTTCAGAAAAGATTTGATGCAGAACAAAGAGGCAGAAAGAACAGACCTTTCTACTATCTTACAGACAAGCAAATTAGTGCTGTTATGCTTCAGGCGATGAAGAGAACCGGCCGATACAAGCTGCTTAAAGCAGATGGTATGCCTGAAGATTCCATTATGATGGAATTCAAAAAACCGATCAAAACTTCACGATTTACATGGAGCGGAGAGGAAGAAGTTGAAATGTCACCATGGGATTCTATCAGATATCACAAGCAGATTGCACAGGCAGGCTTAATGTCAATGGTTCCTGGAACCGGTGAGATCAAAGCGTGGGTTGGTGGTATCGACTGGCAACACTTCCAATATGATCATATCAAGCAAGGGAAAAGACAGGTAGGATCTACCTTTAAGCCTTTCGTATATGCTACTGCTATTATGAAATTGGGAATGACTCCTTGTTCGGCAGTTTCCAACGGAACTTATGATCATAACGGATGGCACGTTCCGGGAAGAGGTGGAATGCTTACTTTAAAAGATGCATTGGCACACTCCCAAAACCCGGTTGCCGCAAGACTTATTGAAATGACAGGCGTAGATGCCGTTATTCAGACTGCAAGAGATCTGGGAGTAACGGAAGATATTCCAAGAAACAATACAATCGCCTTAGGTTCATCAGATATTACCATCTATGAAATGTTAGGTGCCTACAGTACTTTTGCCAACTATGGAAACTACAATAAACCGGAAATGATCTGGAGAATTGAAGATGCCAACGGAAGGGTTATTAAAGAAGTAAATGTAGAACCAAAAGAAGTAATGAACCCATTATATGCCTACACCATGATTGAATTGATGAAAGGTGTTGCACAATATGGTACCGCTTCAGGAGAACTGGGAAGAAGAGGAATATCAAAAGCAGTGGAAATTGCAGCTAAAACGGGTACCACACAGAACAACTCCGACGGTTGGTTTATGGGAATTACTCCAAAACTGGCGACAGGAGCCTGGGTTGGATGGGAAGACAGAGCAACTCACTTCTTTGGTACAGGTGAAGGTCAGGGTGCAAGAATGGCATTACCGATCTGGGCTATTTTCATGAAGAAAGTATGGGCAGATAAAACATTAGGAGTTACACCTGATGATAAATTTATCAAACCTTCAGACTGGAAAGACGGATGCTCAAACCTTAAGGGGTTAAGTGGCGGATATGGAGATGACGGAAGCCTTCAAACGATTGACGAGATCAAAAATCCAAGGCCGGCAGATCCTACTCCTAAAAAACCTACAGAAAAGAAAGAGGAAAACATCAATGAAAACCTTCATTCCAACGATGAGGTAGATTTCAATAAATAA
- a CDS encoding DUF6080 domain-containing protein, with protein MSFIKTKFIHFLRLVFPSSYTELAIFLFFVTCYGILGSYIAIHYRIIFDNRIPWDAYFSFDNKSILMTGGSFERHPLSYYFFNWVREFSLFISGGKMDSTFRLTLAWLSNIIISLNIIQVYKYVRNIIRLPFNLSLLIILFFGVFSTNILLSFTPENFTYTLFLLSLYNYYAAIKLKKEEKTPALALSLAAISIGGLTITNFVKVFIPVLFEKNLFKNWKKLGSAALRVSIAAICYILLYLNRIDFKYETIFSKTNQQYEKFSNVETMPTWDMILSFFFGGNILFPSFILSDKHNMQGFAFKGLYMDLYSSVFSYLFIGIILILISWSYLKNFKNKWVQVIMISFFIDIVIHCMMRFGLHTSYIYGGHFVFVYPLMLGWLFYAYAGSAKILSFLTVTVSILFVYLLANNWFRMSEFFWFMETYYQ; from the coding sequence GTGTCTTTTATCAAAACAAAATTCATTCATTTTTTAAGACTGGTTTTCCCATCGTCTTATACCGAACTGGCTATTTTCCTGTTTTTCGTTACCTGTTACGGAATATTGGGATCTTATATTGCTATTCACTACAGGATAATATTTGACAACAGAATTCCATGGGATGCCTACTTCAGCTTTGACAACAAATCTATACTTATGACCGGCGGAAGTTTTGAGAGACATCCACTCTCCTACTATTTTTTTAATTGGGTAAGGGAGTTTTCATTATTCATTTCTGGCGGAAAAATGGATTCTACTTTCAGATTGACATTGGCATGGCTCAGTAATATCATTATCAGCTTAAATATTATTCAGGTTTATAAATATGTAAGGAATATTATCAGGCTTCCTTTCAACTTAAGTTTACTCATTATCCTGTTCTTTGGAGTATTTTCGACCAACATCCTATTATCTTTTACTCCGGAGAACTTTACATATACCCTGTTTTTACTTTCTTTATACAATTATTACGCAGCTATCAAGCTTAAAAAAGAAGAAAAAACGCCGGCTCTAGCACTGTCACTGGCTGCGATTAGTATCGGAGGACTTACGATAACAAATTTTGTAAAGGTTTTTATTCCGGTTCTTTTTGAGAAAAACCTTTTTAAGAACTGGAAAAAGCTGGGAAGTGCAGCTTTGAGAGTAAGTATTGCTGCAATCTGTTACATCTTGCTTTATTTAAACAGAATCGACTTTAAATACGAAACGATCTTTTCAAAAACCAATCAGCAGTATGAAAAGTTTTCCAACGTAGAAACGATGCCCACCTGGGACATGATTCTTTCCTTCTTTTTTGGAGGAAACATCTTATTTCCAAGCTTTATTCTCTCAGATAAACACAACATGCAGGGATTTGCCTTCAAAGGACTGTATATGGATCTGTATTCATCAGTATTTTCTTATCTATTTATAGGCATTATATTAATCCTGATAAGTTGGAGTTATCTTAAAAATTTCAAAAATAAATGGGTACAGGTGATTATGATATCTTTCTTCATTGATATTGTGATCCATTGCATGATGAGATTCGGACTTCATACATCATATATCTACGGCGGGCACTTTGTTTTTGTATATCCACTGATGTTAGGATGGCTTTTCTATGCGTACGCCGGATCCGCTAAAATTTTGTCATTTTTAACCGTAACAGTCAGTATATTATTCGTCTATCTGCTCGCCAATAATTGGTTTAGAATGTCAGAATTCTTCTGGTTTATGGAAACCTATTACCAATAA
- a CDS encoding protein adenylyltransferase SelO: MNIDRIRQPFIKKFPGDFSNNPMQRNTPKVLLATTQPAGFDQPQLIAFNEKLSEEIGLGKFDEKDLDFLVGSNLPENIQTYATAYAGHQFGNWAGQLGDGRAILAGEITNDSGRKTEIQWKGAGATPYSRHADGRAVLRSSVREYLMSEAMYHLKVPTTRALSLTFSGEEVVRDMMYDGNPQLEKGAVVIRTAESFLRFGHFELMSAQREYKTLQELADFTIENYYPEITSSGIQRYKDFFGNICTRTANLMVEWFRVGFVHGVMNTDNMSILGLTIDYGPYSMMDEYDLNFTPNTTDLPGRRYAFGKQGQISQWNLWQLANALHPLIEDEKFLEDTLNHFGTYFWEAHDTMLCKKFGFDELKEEDEEFFTNWQGLMQEVQFDYTLFFNQLEKLTSETNLEEHFKNVSYLAWDEEKLRKLEDFIRKYRSRLALNSISKEDSLALMKKTNPKFILRNYLLYECIEEINSGKTEMLEKLTKALETPYEELFPEFSRKRPSDYNDTTGCSTLSCSS, from the coding sequence ATGAATATCGATCGTATCAGACAGCCCTTTATCAAGAAATTTCCCGGGGATTTCTCCAATAACCCTATGCAAAGGAATACTCCAAAAGTTTTATTGGCAACAACTCAGCCGGCAGGCTTTGATCAACCTCAATTGATTGCCTTTAACGAAAAACTTTCGGAGGAAATAGGACTGGGGAAATTTGATGAAAAAGATCTGGACTTTCTGGTTGGAAGCAATCTTCCGGAAAATATTCAAACCTATGCAACGGCTTATGCAGGCCATCAGTTTGGCAATTGGGCCGGACAACTTGGAGATGGAAGAGCAATTCTGGCAGGAGAAATCACCAATGATTCAGGCAGGAAAACGGAAATCCAATGGAAAGGAGCCGGTGCTACGCCGTATTCCAGACATGCAGATGGAAGAGCTGTTTTGAGATCTTCTGTCCGGGAATACCTGATGAGCGAAGCCATGTACCATCTGAAAGTTCCTACTACAAGAGCATTAAGCCTGACTTTTAGCGGAGAAGAGGTGGTTCGCGATATGATGTATGATGGAAATCCGCAACTGGAAAAAGGAGCAGTCGTTATAAGAACCGCCGAAAGCTTTTTGCGTTTCGGTCATTTTGAGCTGATGTCGGCTCAAAGAGAATATAAAACATTACAGGAGCTCGCCGATTTCACTATTGAAAATTATTATCCGGAAATTACATCATCCGGCATTCAGAGATATAAAGATTTCTTCGGGAACATTTGTACACGTACCGCAAATTTAATGGTCGAGTGGTTCAGAGTTGGATTTGTACATGGGGTCATGAACACCGATAACATGTCAATTTTAGGGCTAACCATTGACTACGGCCCCTATTCAATGATGGATGAGTATGATTTGAATTTTACGCCCAATACCACAGATCTTCCGGGAAGAAGATATGCTTTCGGAAAACAAGGTCAGATTTCCCAGTGGAACCTCTGGCAGCTTGCCAATGCACTTCACCCATTGATTGAGGATGAAAAATTCCTGGAGGATACTTTAAATCATTTTGGAACTTATTTTTGGGAAGCTCATGATACAATGCTTTGCAAGAAATTCGGTTTTGACGAACTAAAAGAGGAAGATGAAGAGTTTTTCACCAACTGGCAGGGCTTAATGCAGGAAGTACAATTTGATTACACCTTGTTTTTTAATCAATTGGAAAAACTAACCTCAGAGACAAACCTGGAAGAACATTTCAAAAATGTGTCTTACCTAGCATGGGATGAAGAAAAACTGAGAAAGCTTGAAGATTTTATAAGAAAATACAGATCTCGTCTGGCATTAAACTCAATTTCCAAAGAAGATTCTTTAGCCCTTATGAAGAAAACAAACCCAAAATTTATCCTTAGAAACTATCTGCTTTATGAGTGTATTGAGGAAATCAATAGCGGAAAAACAGAGATGCTTGAAAAGTTGACTAAGGCTTTAGAGACCCCTTATGAAGAGCTGTTTCCAGAGTTCTCCCGCAAAAGACCATCTGACTATAACGACACTACCGGATGTTCTACACTTTCTTGCAGTTCTTGA
- a CDS encoding SPOR domain-containing protein: protein MRNLIKIFSILSLFGFYSIEAQQVVKKDTLSGTELVMTMDSKINAALEGIEGKCSKVVTNNPSRDYGNIDGGISTGGIAKPPKIYVPSRELTNAEICKKNPRILGYKIQITTVKSNEEANEVKSYFRKRFPNLKVETDASLRPNYKILAGSYFTKQSAASDLSKIREYFKSAVAVQYRIFCAEAK from the coding sequence ATGAGAAATTTGATCAAAATATTTTCGATATTATCATTATTTGGTTTTTATAGTATTGAAGCACAGCAGGTTGTTAAAAAAGATACCCTTTCGGGAACGGAGCTTGTCATGACGATGGATTCCAAAATCAATGCGGCTCTTGAAGGAATCGAAGGCAAATGTTCTAAAGTGGTAACAAATAATCCTTCCCGGGATTATGGAAATATTGATGGTGGTATTTCTACGGGAGGAATTGCGAAGCCTCCAAAAATATATGTTCCGAGCAGGGAACTTACCAATGCTGAAATTTGTAAAAAAAATCCTAGAATTTTAGGATATAAAATCCAGATTACAACAGTAAAAAGTAATGAGGAAGCTAATGAGGTGAAATCATATTTCAGAAAAAGATTTCCAAATTTGAAAGTAGAAACGGATGCTTCTTTAAGACCTAATTACAAGATTTTAGCAGGAAGTTATTTTACGAAGCAAAGTGCTGCTTCTGACCTTTCTAAGATCAGAGAGTACTTCAAATCTGCAGTAGCAGTACAGTACAGAATTTTCTGTGCTGAAGCGAAATAA
- a CDS encoding T9SS type A sorting domain-containing protein, translated as MKRTILSLAILSCLYGNAQTLLSEDFEGATFPPTGWTKSNTNPLRAWDFTSVVFAGTGASNVELRTRFKISGNNSATLDWHSSANVANLVSPTFSLAGASSPVFNFKVKLGWAYMISLNKGNLIAQISTDGGTNWTTLWDEDTEPGFIDDGDGNVDTDLYNTVSVQKSLNSYIGQTNVKIRFQYTATDADAVSIDDVQVIANGTLATTEVSKTKTSASFYPNPTTGEINIKTDKKIKSTTVIDLSGKALTGNNSGKADISSLPKGTYLMKVEFSDGTSTTEKVIKQ; from the coding sequence ATGAAAAGAACTATACTTTCTTTAGCAATTTTATCTTGCTTGTATGGTAATGCCCAAACATTACTTTCAGAAGATTTTGAGGGAGCTACATTTCCACCTACAGGATGGACAAAATCCAACACCAACCCACTAAGAGCTTGGGATTTCACAAGTGTTGTTTTTGCCGGGACAGGAGCGAGTAACGTAGAACTAAGAACAAGGTTTAAAATAAGCGGAAATAATTCAGCGACTTTAGACTGGCATTCATCAGCTAATGTTGCCAATTTAGTAAGCCCTACATTCAGTCTGGCTGGTGCATCAAGCCCTGTCTTCAATTTCAAAGTAAAATTAGGCTGGGCATATATGATCAGCTTAAATAAAGGAAACCTTATTGCCCAGATCTCCACAGACGGCGGGACAAACTGGACAACTCTTTGGGACGAAGACACAGAACCCGGATTCATTGATGACGGTGATGGCAACGTAGACACTGATCTGTATAATACAGTTTCAGTTCAAAAAAGCTTAAATTCTTATATCGGGCAAACGAATGTAAAAATCAGATTCCAGTACACCGCTACCGATGCTGATGCTGTTTCAATAGATGATGTACAAGTTATTGCCAACGGCACACTTGCAACAACTGAAGTTTCAAAAACAAAAACCAGTGCATCTTTCTATCCGAATCCTACAACAGGAGAAATCAATATTAAAACAGATAAAAAAATAAAATCAACCACAGTGATTGACCTTTCAGGAAAAGCACTTACCGGTAATAATTCCGGGAAAGCAGATATTTCATCACTTCCGAAAGGGACTTATCTGATGAAGGTAGAGTTCTCTGACGGCACTTCTACTACAGAAAAAGTTATCAAACAATAA